In Rubrivirga marina, the following are encoded in one genomic region:
- a CDS encoding integrase core domain-containing protein, with protein MPAASTVGTILKRHGLVEPRRRRRVAAHPGSRPLVADAPCDVWTADYKGQFRTGDGEVCYPLTVCDAHSRAILCCEGHSSVEQYGALRAFDRLFREHGLPTAIRTDNGTPFATQAICGLSRLSVWWIKLGITPDRIEPGRPQQNGQHERMHRTLKAETARPPEADMAAQQRRFDAWRAEFNDERPHDGLGGETPASRYAPSPRPMPERPPEPEYPGHFEVRRVSRCGTFKMKGRQRFLSQALSDETIGFEEVADGVWAVLFYETELGRFDERDYQLKT; from the coding sequence TTGCCTGCGGCCTCGACGGTCGGCACCATCCTCAAGCGACACGGGCTCGTCGAGCCGCGACGCCGTCGGCGCGTGGCGGCCCACCCGGGGAGCCGCCCGCTCGTCGCCGACGCGCCATGTGACGTGTGGACGGCCGACTACAAGGGGCAGTTCAGGACCGGCGACGGCGAGGTGTGCTACCCGCTCACCGTCTGCGACGCGCACAGCCGGGCCATCCTCTGCTGCGAAGGCCACTCCTCCGTCGAGCAGTACGGGGCGCTCCGGGCGTTCGACCGCCTCTTCCGCGAGCACGGGCTGCCGACGGCGATCCGGACCGACAACGGGACCCCGTTCGCGACGCAGGCGATCTGTGGCCTGTCACGACTCAGCGTGTGGTGGATCAAGCTCGGGATCACGCCCGACCGGATCGAGCCCGGGCGCCCCCAGCAGAACGGACAACACGAGCGGATGCACCGGACCCTGAAAGCGGAGACGGCACGCCCACCGGAGGCCGACATGGCCGCGCAGCAACGACGCTTCGACGCGTGGCGGGCCGAGTTCAACGACGAGCGGCCCCACGACGGCCTCGGCGGTGAGACCCCCGCCTCCCGCTACGCCCCGTCGCCGCGCCCGATGCCCGAGCGTCCGCCCGAGCCGGAGTACCCGGGGCACTTCGAGGTCCGGCGCGTCTCGCGGTGTGGGACGTTCAAGATGAAGGGCCGCCAGCGTTTCCTGAGCCAGGCCCTGTCCGACGAGACGATCGGGTTCGAGGAAGTGGCCGACGGGGTCTGGGCCGTGCTCTTCTACGAGACCGAGCTCGGCCGCTTCGACGAGCGGGACTACCAGCTCAAGACCTAG
- a CDS encoding pyridoxal phosphate-dependent decarboxylase family protein — MPEPPPLDEPVAEAWFDGDLAPEDFRALGYRVIDAIANHLRDVPDLPVFAGRTPEEVARTFDEPLPKHGQEPARILDDWDEKVLPNATHNTSPRYFGYVMGSGTPMGILAEALAASVNMNAGGWKPAPSATEVERRTLAWLAELIGFDPACGGVLVSGGTMANVTALHTALRNAAPYDTTPRGLQDEARTGRFLVYASDHEGHVSLVRAVDMLNLGREALRRVPSRGDFTMDVGALRGMIEEDRARGDLPFCVVAQVGSVNVGAIDPLDEIADVCREYGLWLHGDGACGAVGAMLPEKRLLYAGLDRADSVSLDPHKWLYVPYECGCVLFRDPVTQRRAFTMEASYLQGILPDGYHGHDFYELGPQMSRGFRALKVWMTLKHYGAEGYRALLRQNVRCAEHLDALVRADPDFEPLHAPVLNLYCFRFVPARLRDDVDAHSEYLDRLNQAITDAIRASGLAFVMTSQLRGRTVLRLSICSHRTRLEDIERVFDDLRRLGHDIDRETGTAAAAAPVVVV; from the coding sequence ATGCCTGAGCCTCCTCCCTTAGATGAGCCCGTCGCCGAAGCGTGGTTCGACGGCGACCTCGCCCCCGAAGACTTCCGCGCGCTCGGTTACCGAGTCATCGACGCCATCGCCAACCACCTCCGCGACGTCCCTGACCTGCCTGTCTTCGCGGGACGAACACCGGAAGAAGTAGCGCGCACCTTCGACGAACCTCTTCCCAAACACGGCCAGGAACCCGCGCGCATCCTCGACGACTGGGACGAGAAGGTCCTCCCGAACGCCACCCACAACACCTCCCCGCGCTACTTCGGGTACGTCATGGGGTCCGGAACCCCGATGGGCATCCTCGCCGAGGCCCTCGCGGCGTCGGTCAACATGAACGCCGGGGGCTGGAAGCCGGCCCCGTCCGCCACCGAGGTCGAGCGGCGCACGCTCGCGTGGCTCGCTGAGTTGATCGGGTTCGACCCCGCGTGCGGCGGCGTCCTCGTCAGCGGCGGCACGATGGCCAACGTCACCGCGCTCCACACGGCCCTCCGTAACGCGGCCCCCTACGACACCACCCCGCGCGGGCTCCAGGACGAGGCCCGCACCGGCCGCTTCCTCGTTTACGCCTCCGACCACGAGGGCCACGTCTCGCTCGTCCGGGCCGTGGACATGCTGAACCTCGGCCGTGAGGCGCTCCGCCGCGTCCCCAGCCGGGGCGACTTTACGATGGATGTGGGCGCGCTCCGAGGGATGATCGAGGAGGACCGTGCTCGTGGCGACCTCCCGTTCTGCGTCGTCGCCCAGGTCGGCTCCGTCAACGTCGGCGCCATCGACCCCCTCGACGAGATCGCCGACGTGTGCCGGGAGTACGGGCTGTGGTTACACGGCGACGGGGCCTGCGGGGCCGTCGGGGCCATGCTCCCCGAGAAACGGCTGCTCTACGCCGGGCTGGATCGGGCGGACTCCGTCTCGCTCGACCCGCATAAATGGCTCTACGTCCCGTACGAGTGCGGGTGCGTCCTCTTCCGCGACCCCGTGACGCAGCGGCGCGCGTTCACGATGGAGGCGTCGTACCTCCAGGGGATCCTCCCCGACGGCTACCACGGGCACGACTTCTACGAGCTCGGCCCCCAGATGTCGCGGGGGTTCCGGGCGCTCAAGGTGTGGATGACGCTGAAGCACTACGGGGCCGAGGGGTACCGGGCGCTCCTCCGTCAGAACGTCCGCTGCGCCGAGCACCTCGACGCCCTCGTCCGCGCCGACCCCGACTTCGAGCCGCTCCACGCGCCGGTCCTCAACCTCTACTGCTTCCGGTTCGTCCCGGCCCGGCTCCGCGACGACGTCGACGCGCACAGCGAGTACCTCGACCGCCTCAACCAGGCGATCACCGACGCGATCCGGGCCAGCGGGTTGGCCTTCGTGATGACCTCGCAGCTCCGCGGCCGCACCGTCCTTCGACTCTCCATCTGCTCCCACCGAACGAGGCTGGAAGACATCGAACGGGTGTTCGACGACCTCCGCCGGCTCGGGCACGACATCGACAGAGAGACGGGCACGGCCGCAGCCGCCGCACCCGTTGTCGTCGTGTAG